The Alphaproteobacteria bacterium GM7ARS4 genome includes a region encoding these proteins:
- the atpG gene encoding ATP synthase F1 subunit gamma — MSQLKALRHRIMSVRSTRKITSAMKMVAAARLRRAQSAAVEARAHGRGVHHVMRRLTEEYRQRGLCHPLLSMATEGEGGEKEEALRHPHRIICMTSMRGLCGSFNAGIVRAVRLDMIEGIKRGEVYHVLCVGRKGYQGLLPFARRSSHAITLIRIDEKNVMTDEDKARAIEDMVRASMAEGQLGKVTLYYARFRTAITQIITCMPLMPLGGAETMGAYGGMEGERGDAEARPSNALDIARDGVHRFEPDDEALFEDMAFYRLRWVLYQALLESSASEHGARMTAMDNATRNAEDMMSRLTLEYNRKRQAMITRELIEIISGAEAL; from the coding sequence GTGTCGCAGCTTAAGGCTTTGCGTCATCGCATTATGTCTGTGCGTTCGACTCGTAAGATTACATCGGCTATGAAAATGGTTGCGGCGGCGCGTTTGCGTAGAGCCCAGAGCGCGGCGGTGGAGGCGCGTGCCCATGGGCGGGGAGTCCATCATGTCATGCGTCGCCTCACGGAGGAATATCGTCAGCGTGGCCTTTGTCATCCCTTGTTGTCGATGGCGACAGAGGGCGAGGGCGGGGAGAAGGAGGAGGCGTTGCGTCACCCGCATCGTATCATCTGTATGACGTCGATGCGTGGCTTGTGTGGCAGCTTTAATGCGGGGATTGTGCGTGCTGTGCGTCTGGATATGATTGAGGGCATCAAGAGAGGGGAGGTCTATCACGTCCTGTGTGTTGGTCGGAAAGGCTATCAAGGTCTTCTTCCGTTTGCTCGCCGCTCAAGCCATGCCATCACGTTGATACGTATCGATGAAAAGAATGTCATGACGGATGAAGACAAGGCGCGCGCCATAGAGGATATGGTGCGCGCCTCTATGGCGGAGGGCCAATTGGGGAAGGTGACGCTGTACTATGCGCGTTTTCGCACCGCCATCACGCAAATCATCACATGTATGCCTCTTATGCCTCTTGGTGGGGCTGAGACAATGGGGGCTTATGGTGGTATGGAGGGAGAGCGTGGTGATGCGGAGGCGCGGCCATCGAACGCTCTTGACATTGCGCGAGATGGCGTCCATCGTTTCGAGCCAGATGACGAGGCGTTGTTTGAGGATATGGCGTTTTATCGTTTGCGTTGGGTTCTCTATCAGGCGTTGCTAGAGAGTAGCGCCAGTGAGCATGGGGCGCGGATGACGGCGATGGATAATGCCACAAGGAATGCTGAGGACATGATGAGCCGTTTGACGTTAGAGTATAATCGCAAGCGTCAGGCTATGATTACTCGGGAATTGATAGAGATTATATCAGGGGCAGAAGCCCTTTAA
- the atpD gene encoding F0F1 ATP synthase subunit beta, producing MAETAKHKVEHKAEKGKGRIAQVMGAVVDVAFEEGALPPIYQALEVQGLERRLVLEVAGHLGENTVRTVAMDSTEGLSRGMDVHDSGRAISVPVGPGTLGRIINVIGEPIDERGAVKATALSPIHKPAPEFIDQATETEVLVTGIKVVDLLAPYSKGGKIGLFGGAGVGKTVLIMELINNVAKGHGGYSVFAGVGERTREGNDLYHEMMESGVIQPEGQSKAALVYGQMNEPPGARARVGLTGLTLAEYFRDEEGQDVLFFIDNIFRFTQAGAEVSALLGRIPSAVGYQPTLSTEMGAMQERITSTHKGSITSVQAIYVPADDLTDPAPATSFAHLDATTVLSRQIAELGIYPAVDPLDSTSRILDPSIVGEEHYNVARDVQEVLQRYKSLQDIIAILGMDELSEEDKLVVSRARKIQRFLSQPFHVAEVFTGTKGVFVNLEDTIAGFKALVEGVYDDVPEAAFYMVGTMADAQAQAEKLAKKASS from the coding sequence ATGGCGGAAACAGCGAAACATAAAGTAGAACATAAAGCGGAGAAGGGGAAAGGGCGCATAGCGCAAGTGATGGGGGCGGTCGTTGATGTTGCCTTCGAGGAAGGGGCGTTACCGCCTATTTATCAGGCGCTTGAGGTGCAGGGTTTAGAGAGGCGTCTTGTCTTAGAGGTGGCGGGACATCTTGGTGAGAATACCGTGAGGACGGTTGCCATGGATAGCACTGAGGGCCTCAGTCGTGGCATGGATGTCCATGATAGTGGTCGCGCCATTTCTGTTCCTGTTGGTCCGGGCACTTTGGGGCGTATTATCAATGTCATAGGCGAGCCTATTGACGAGCGTGGCGCTGTGAAGGCGACGGCGCTGTCGCCCATTCACAAGCCTGCGCCTGAATTCATCGACCAGGCGACGGAGACGGAGGTTTTAGTGACGGGGATTAAGGTGGTGGATTTACTTGCGCCTTACTCGAAGGGTGGGAAGATTGGCTTATTTGGGGGTGCTGGCGTTGGCAAGACCGTTCTTATTATGGAGCTCATCAACAATGTGGCGAAGGGGCATGGGGGTTATTCGGTGTTTGCTGGCGTTGGGGAGCGGACTCGTGAGGGTAACGATTTGTATCACGAGATGATGGAGTCGGGGGTGATACAGCCTGAGGGGCAGTCAAAGGCGGCCTTGGTGTATGGGCAGATGAACGAGCCGCCGGGGGCGCGTGCGCGGGTTGGTTTGACGGGGTTGACGTTGGCGGAGTATTTTCGTGATGAAGAGGGGCAGGATGTGTTATTTTTCATTGATAATATCTTTCGTTTCACGCAAGCGGGTGCGGAGGTATCGGCATTGTTGGGGCGCATTCCGTCGGCGGTAGGGTATCAACCCACATTGTCCACGGAGATGGGGGCGATGCAAGAGCGTATCACGTCCACCCACAAGGGTTCTATCACGTCGGTTCAAGCGATCTATGTTCCGGCCGATGATTTGACGGACCCTGCGCCAGCGACTTCTTTTGCCCATTTGGATGCCACGACTGTGTTATCGCGTCAGATAGCCGAGTTAGGCATTTATCCCGCTGTGGACCCGTTAGACTCCACGTCGCGTATTCTTGACCCGTCTATTGTGGGTGAGGAGCATTACAACGTTGCGCGTGATGTACAGGAAGTGTTGCAACGTTATAAATCCCTCCAAGACATCATTGCCATTTTGGGTATGGATGAATTATCGGAAGAAGACAAATTAGTCGTTTCGAGGGCGCGTAAAATACAGCGTTTCTTGTCGCAGCCTTTCCATGTGGCGGAAGTCTTCACAGGGACGAAGGGTGTTTTTGTCAATTTAGAGGATACGATCGCTGGCTTTAAGGCATTGGTGGAGGGTGTTTATGATGACGTGCCTGAGGCAGCTTTTTATATGGTTGGCACGATGGCGGATGCGCAAGCACAAGCAGAAAAGTTGGCAAAGAAGGCATCGTCATGA
- the atpC gene encoding F0F1 ATP synthase subunit epsilon (produces ATP from ADP in the presence of a proton gradient across the membrane; the epsilon subunit is part of the catalytic core of the ATP synthase complex): protein MTYHCSLSTPQRSFVYGDVDRVDIAGAQGDFVAMAGHGLLFTPLREGVIRVHRSGGGAVTTYHVTGEGYAHVAQHGCIIMAHGLTERAS from the coding sequence ATGACGTATCATTGTTCTCTCAGCACACCCCAACGTTCTTTTGTTTATGGCGATGTGGACAGGGTTGATATTGCGGGTGCGCAAGGTGATTTTGTGGCGATGGCCGGGCATGGGCTTCTTTTCACGCCTTTGCGTGAGGGTGTGATTCGTGTTCATCGGTCGGGAGGGGGTGCTGTGACGACGTATCACGTGACGGGGGAAGGCTATGCCCATGTGGCACAGCATGGGTGTATCATCATGGCGCATGGCCTTACGGAACGCGCCTCTTAG
- a CDS encoding PD-(D/E)XK nuclease family protein, which yields MSAIYTIDATQPFVECLFSGYFARGGTAPKAHKAHKAHGGGDAHESLHVFVPHKRGVRACYEGWYCHGMGEGGGGKKAVVLPHVTSLGDEAAAFEGEGHESLEEDGITIDDMEGIGGVGGRRMLSPFERSMRMASLVADVWREQKAGEALDAGQLYALTQEVGRFFDRLHVYGDGLNALEALIQSHDDIARHRRLSLDVLCESVRRWQHYCDTHGYIDMAVHKESKLVAYGESLASLAHKEGKDHPHIIIAGSTGTRPKVRAFMKSVLAHAGKGLRGSIILPAFDRHMTFSMRKALLRDKHEAHPQYGMVALLDALDAIEDDIPLWHEGTQDMVARQKAQRMWHLERCFDPRPPLNAPPSTSQTMAHETPAGQQRHARKTPLYGVHVFECRDDDEESSLIATLIRQSVSMEQSVALVTSNASLRMRVHAELKAWDMAVNDSAGRPFCDAPSIVFMRLLLDFLMERHMASLLAWLRHPLADVVAHVRAGKAGEDMLHRETRFQTRLVARFIDKAYRRGDTILNDVDETMLCRIIDESSGREDAKNTASDVIAYSWKALKPLMACMTAREVACCDIVRAHMACAEALSHRSLLWDEGRDNMFASHSLAFMRSFYSDAQHFPTIKGEDYRWLFEKIVATGPALRVPRLHVCGSLYGAWEMRMQSVSRVIIGSMNEGDWPPKHRHSIWLSPKQETALGFLTADQRKGLAAHDFLQSCGYDEVIMTRAKRVGDTPSVESSFLTRVRGFLPPSCPLAVSQEDGGGRAMTDGEGYDIRRVARAVVCGGEEKTHAIVRPTPKAILRCESLSVSAITMLRDNPYRFYARYILGLKPLNPLNKKGDHRAVGNIIHALCASFWERYRQMPFSSVEEGARFFIAEGEKRVMSQGYDPYFACQLRNRIEQIGFWFADEALRMEEEGIAFMAAEARGRLACGDTWIEAKADSLHEGDGGLTLVDYKTGSSPLKQDIHKQRDVQLTLEALIARAGGFDGIGQRAVADVRYMALKGKKRRVVPEAGGSRIMVEGKELDTLLEEVRPTLEACLAHYKGQTQPYHALFDKKGGGWRGAPSSYDPYAHMARFGTWGEADSDD from the coding sequence GTGTCGGCGATTTACACCATCGATGCGACTCAGCCTTTTGTTGAGTGTTTGTTCTCTGGCTATTTTGCGCGTGGCGGGACAGCGCCTAAGGCTCATAAGGCTCATAAGGCTCATGGGGGGGGGGACGCTCATGAGTCGCTCCATGTCTTTGTTCCCCATAAGAGGGGTGTGCGTGCATGCTACGAGGGGTGGTATTGCCATGGCATGGGTGAAGGAGGCGGCGGGAAAAAGGCTGTTGTGCTTCCTCATGTGACGTCACTTGGTGATGAAGCGGCGGCTTTCGAGGGTGAAGGCCATGAGAGTCTCGAAGAGGACGGCATCACCATCGACGATATGGAGGGTATTGGTGGCGTTGGTGGGAGACGCATGCTCTCTCCTTTCGAGCGTTCCATGCGTATGGCGTCTCTTGTGGCTGATGTGTGGCGAGAGCAAAAGGCGGGTGAGGCATTGGATGCTGGACAGCTTTATGCGTTGACTCAGGAAGTGGGGCGTTTTTTCGATAGGCTTCATGTGTATGGTGATGGGCTCAACGCCTTAGAGGCGCTCATACAGAGCCATGATGACATAGCGCGCCATAGGCGTTTGTCGTTGGACGTGTTATGCGAGAGTGTCCGTCGCTGGCAACATTATTGTGATACGCATGGTTATATCGATATGGCGGTGCATAAGGAGTCGAAGCTTGTTGCCTATGGCGAGTCTTTGGCGTCTCTTGCTCACAAGGAGGGCAAGGACCATCCCCATATCATCATTGCGGGGAGCACGGGGACGCGTCCTAAGGTGCGCGCCTTTATGAAATCGGTGCTGGCGCATGCTGGCAAAGGCTTACGGGGCAGTATCATTCTTCCCGCGTTTGATAGGCATATGACGTTTTCCATGCGTAAGGCCTTGTTGAGGGACAAGCATGAGGCACATCCCCAATATGGGATGGTGGCTTTGTTGGATGCGTTGGATGCTATCGAGGACGATATTCCCTTATGGCATGAGGGGACGCAAGACATGGTGGCGCGACAAAAGGCGCAACGCATGTGGCATTTAGAACGTTGCTTTGACCCCCGTCCCCCCCTGAACGCACCGCCCTCCACCTCCCAAACGATGGCACACGAGACACCAGCAGGACAGCAAAGACACGCGCGCAAGACCCCTCTCTATGGCGTTCATGTCTTCGAATGTCGAGATGACGATGAAGAGTCATCGCTCATTGCCACATTGATACGTCAGTCTGTCTCTATGGAGCAGAGTGTGGCGTTGGTGACATCCAATGCGTCATTGCGTATGCGTGTCCATGCCGAGCTCAAGGCGTGGGACATGGCGGTGAATGACTCAGCGGGGCGTCCCTTTTGTGATGCGCCAAGCATTGTCTTTATGCGTTTGCTGTTAGATTTTTTGATGGAGCGTCATATGGCGTCTTTATTGGCGTGGCTGCGTCATCCCCTTGCCGATGTTGTGGCGCATGTGCGGGCGGGGAAGGCGGGCGAGGATATGTTGCACAGGGAGACGCGCTTTCAGACTCGCCTTGTGGCGCGTTTCATTGACAAGGCCTATCGTCGAGGAGACACCATTCTCAATGATGTGGACGAGACGATGTTATGCCGTATCATCGACGAGTCCTCAGGGCGTGAAGACGCAAAGAACACGGCTAGCGATGTCATAGCCTATAGTTGGAAGGCGCTCAAGCCTCTCATGGCGTGCATGACGGCGCGGGAGGTGGCATGTTGCGACATTGTGCGGGCGCATATGGCGTGTGCGGAAGCGCTCAGTCATCGCTCATTATTATGGGATGAAGGGCGCGACAATATGTTTGCGTCCCATAGTCTTGCCTTTATGCGTTCGTTCTATAGCGACGCTCAGCATTTTCCCACTATCAAGGGCGAGGACTATCGGTGGCTTTTCGAAAAGATTGTGGCGACAGGGCCAGCCTTGCGTGTGCCTCGTCTTCATGTCTGTGGTTCTCTCTATGGGGCGTGGGAGATGCGTATGCAATCTGTCTCACGAGTCATTATTGGCAGTATGAATGAAGGGGATTGGCCGCCAAAGCATCGGCACAGCATATGGCTCAGTCCCAAGCAAGAGACGGCATTGGGATTTCTCACAGCCGACCAACGTAAAGGGTTGGCAGCCCATGATTTTTTACAGAGTTGTGGTTATGACGAGGTTATCATGACTCGTGCCAAGCGTGTGGGGGATACGCCGTCTGTGGAGTCTTCTTTTTTGACGCGTGTCAGGGGTTTTCTTCCGCCGTCATGTCCGTTGGCGGTGAGTCAGGAGGATGGGGGAGGGCGTGCGATGACAGATGGAGAAGGCTATGACATCAGGCGGGTTGCCCGTGCTGTTGTCTGTGGCGGGGAGGAGAAGACGCATGCCATCGTTCGCCCGACACCTAAGGCTATCCTTCGTTGTGAGTCGTTATCTGTCAGTGCTATCACGATGTTGCGGGACAATCCTTATCGATTCTATGCGCGCTATATTCTTGGTCTCAAGCCCCTCAACCCGTTGAACAAAAAAGGCGACCATAGGGCGGTAGGTAACATCATTCATGCCCTTTGCGCCTCTTTTTGGGAGCGTTATCGGCAGATGCCTTTTTCCAGTGTGGAGGAAGGCGCGCGTTTTTTCATCGCTGAGGGAGAAAAGCGCGTGATGTCTCAAGGCTATGACCCTTATTTTGCATGTCAATTGCGCAACAGGATAGAACAGATAGGCTTTTGGTTTGCTGATGAAGCGTTGCGCATGGAGGAGGAAGGGATTGCCTTTATGGCGGCAGAAGCAAGAGGACGTTTGGCATGTGGCGATACATGGATAGAGGCGAAAGCCGATAGTCTACATGAGGGGGATGGAGGGCTCACATTGGTGGATTACAAGACGGGTTCTTCGCCTTTGAAGCAAGATATACACAAGCAGAGGGACGTGCAATTGACTCTCGAAGCGCTCATCGCCCGCGCTGGTGGCTTTGACGGCATAGGGCAAAGGGCGGTTGCTGATGTGCGTTATATGGCGTTGAAAGGGAAGAAGAGGCGCGTTGTGCCAGAGGCAGGGGGGAGTCGTATCATGGTGGAAGGGAAAGAGCTCGATACGCTTCTCGAGGAAGTGCGCCCGACCTTAGAGGCATGTCTTGCTCACTATAAGGGACAAACACAGCCTTATCATGCCTTGTTTGATAAGAAAGGGGGTGGTTGGCGGGGCGCGCCATCCTCCTATGACCCCTATGCCCATATGGCGCGTTTTGGCACATGGGGAGAGGCCGATAGTGATGACTAA
- a CDS encoding UvrD-helicase domain-containing protein, translating to MTKTTEREPPLHIVTQPNMSSWVSANAGCGKTHALVNRMVRLMLEGVDMGDILCLTYTRAAASEMKTRLFERLETWLGYSQDEWLSELRRLQGATGEWAEKQDVPYHLFEHALRTVERCRMQTIHSFCHDVLGCFPLEAGLSFDGVEIIEDVRQQALQRRAFHACMADIDAMPSDHMLAKSMRSLALGGVSMERIMATAHISRHGTQPEDVAFDDDMSLRQFVEQEKSHAKAVMGALGHLEPVRLWWQAQEEDRRCAMRYGLALWHDYLLCFLTTGHEWRQKGVGGNVKANPSLKAYRDFMDAWRDERRRYYGRGVDMACVARHALYHYEALKKRERVVDYDDLVSKTRALLQDNHGMNMVMETLDRGIRHILVDEAQDTSPQQWGVIRLLADEILAGEGQKEEQGTIFAVGDFKQSIYSFQGAQPKEFSSMREHFAEKVSKESWRPAELTESWRSNHAIMTFVDTLVQATDSFSLGEEEAIRKHRPSQDLRERRGLVELWPRVDAQKAQKHDWTATWVRTDEQDTSVGVVEQIASKIKALIDSGETLDSKRKEEKGKPIEEGEPIDAGDIMVLVRQRSKIVPALARALREKSIAIEGLDRLRLTEHIAVMDMMALMRFVLLPEDDMTLATILTSPLCALREEDIASLLSRKQDTGKERATLWQCLCAAVKNDKESKYMPAHTFLQDMMAHADYDSVFAFLTHALVAWHKRHAFFERMGDECEDIFHAFLHSAQTYDRCHTSSLQGFLHWLEQGVVEIKREPQARGKKLSIRTIHGAKGLEAPIIILAESAIGKKEHEKSVKDATPQLYDGIPIWSGVKENRDPQWDDRREQKLREAQQEENRLLYVALTRAKDRLYIAGCEGKGKKKDDKPKTKKKDEKPETRTWYDHVEQAFDTLSAKYGEGTSYKVETGDEDADFARRLTYIPKHQAESNVVSSSSAKEQRMTPRATGKSSASTLPSLPSWALQPQRPQRVPRTTPRALSPLYEEDGHMGMASPLLDDKARRHGLAVHAMLEYLSPSMLSQPMATWRAMLITHPALAAYSQDEKDDAWHEVCMLLQKEDIRRLLAEPCRREVPIMGDSGQAGHPMTPQLWRIDRLIDRDTYLLIIDYKTDRAPPKDSDAVPPSYQRQMGRYAQQIALIYPTKEIQCSFLWTKNASLMAWHGQVT from the coding sequence ATGACTAAGACGACAGAGCGCGAACCGCCTCTCCATATCGTCACACAACCCAATATGTCGTCATGGGTGTCAGCCAATGCAGGCTGTGGCAAGACCCATGCCCTTGTCAATAGGATGGTGCGTCTTATGCTCGAGGGTGTTGATATGGGCGACATATTATGCCTCACCTACACGAGGGCAGCCGCCAGCGAGATGAAGACTCGCCTCTTCGAGCGCCTAGAGACATGGCTTGGTTATTCTCAAGACGAGTGGCTTAGTGAGTTGCGTCGTCTACAAGGGGCGACAGGGGAATGGGCGGAAAAACAAGATGTCCCCTATCATTTATTTGAGCATGCCTTGCGCACTGTGGAACGTTGTCGCATGCAAACCATCCATAGTTTCTGTCATGATGTTTTAGGGTGTTTTCCTTTGGAGGCAGGCCTCTCCTTTGATGGCGTTGAGATTATAGAGGATGTGCGTCAGCAAGCGTTGCAAAGGCGGGCATTCCATGCCTGTATGGCGGACATCGATGCCATGCCGTCAGACCATATGCTGGCGAAAAGCATGCGTTCCCTTGCTTTAGGCGGCGTGTCTATGGAGCGTATCATGGCCACTGCTCACATCTCACGGCATGGGACACAGCCAGAGGATGTTGCCTTTGATGATGATATGTCCCTCAGGCAATTTGTTGAGCAAGAAAAATCCCATGCTAAAGCTGTGATGGGCGCTCTTGGACATCTTGAGCCCGTGCGTCTTTGGTGGCAAGCGCAAGAGGAGGACAGACGATGTGCCATGCGCTATGGCTTGGCGCTATGGCATGATTATCTCCTCTGTTTCTTGACGACAGGCCATGAATGGCGACAAAAAGGGGTAGGGGGTAATGTCAAGGCTAACCCATCCCTTAAAGCCTATCGAGATTTTATGGACGCATGGCGAGACGAGAGGCGGCGCTATTACGGGCGTGGGGTGGATATGGCGTGCGTTGCCCGCCATGCGCTCTATCACTATGAGGCGCTGAAAAAGAGGGAACGAGTCGTCGACTATGATGATTTGGTGAGCAAGACACGTGCCCTTCTTCAGGACAATCATGGCATGAACATGGTGATGGAGACGTTGGATAGGGGTATACGTCATATCCTTGTGGATGAAGCGCAAGACACATCGCCTCAGCAATGGGGCGTCATTCGCCTCTTGGCGGATGAAATCCTTGCTGGTGAAGGACAGAAGGAGGAACAGGGGACAATCTTTGCGGTAGGTGACTTCAAGCAATCCATCTATAGTTTTCAGGGCGCACAGCCTAAGGAATTTTCATCGATGCGGGAGCATTTTGCTGAGAAGGTTAGCAAAGAGTCGTGGCGTCCCGCAGAGTTGACTGAGAGTTGGCGCTCGAATCATGCCATCATGACGTTTGTTGATACCCTTGTGCAAGCGACCGACTCTTTTTCTCTGGGTGAAGAAGAGGCCATCAGGAAGCATCGCCCGTCCCAAGACTTGCGCGAACGTAGGGGATTGGTCGAATTATGGCCTCGTGTGGACGCGCAGAAAGCGCAGAAGCATGATTGGACAGCCACATGGGTGAGGACAGACGAGCAAGACACGTCTGTTGGTGTTGTCGAGCAGATCGCGTCGAAGATTAAGGCGCTCATTGACTCTGGTGAGACTCTTGATAGTAAGAGAAAGGAGGAGAAAGGAAAGCCTATTGAGGAGGGAGAGCCCATTGATGCTGGTGACATCATGGTTTTGGTGAGGCAACGTAGTAAGATTGTCCCCGCCCTTGCCCGCGCCCTGAGGGAAAAGTCCATTGCTATCGAGGGGTTGGACCGCCTCAGACTGACCGAACATATAGCGGTGATGGACATGATGGCGTTGATGCGTTTTGTCTTACTGCCTGAGGATGATATGACTCTTGCCACCATCCTCACCTCTCCCCTCTGTGCATTGCGTGAGGAGGATATTGCGTCCTTGCTTTCGAGGAAACAAGACACAGGCAAGGAGCGCGCCACATTGTGGCAGTGCCTTTGCGCCGCTGTGAAAAATGACAAGGAGAGCAAGTACATGCCTGCCCATACCTTTTTGCAGGATATGATGGCCCATGCCGATTATGACTCTGTCTTTGCCTTTTTGACGCATGCCTTGGTAGCGTGGCACAAGCGCCATGCGTTTTTCGAGCGTATGGGCGATGAATGTGAGGATATTTTCCATGCCTTCCTTCATAGCGCTCAGACCTATGATAGGTGTCATACGTCTTCCCTACAAGGATTTCTCCATTGGCTAGAACAAGGCGTTGTCGAGATAAAGCGAGAACCTCAGGCTCGAGGGAAGAAGCTAAGTATACGAACAATTCATGGGGCGAAGGGTTTGGAAGCGCCCATCATCATTCTTGCTGAGAGTGCTATCGGTAAAAAGGAGCATGAAAAATCCGTCAAAGACGCCACGCCGCAGCTGTATGACGGTATCCCCATATGGTCTGGCGTGAAGGAGAATAGGGACCCGCAATGGGACGATAGGCGGGAGCAGAAGCTGAGGGAAGCGCAACAAGAGGAAAATAGGTTGCTCTATGTTGCGCTTACCCGCGCCAAAGACCGCCTTTATATTGCAGGCTGTGAGGGCAAAGGAAAGAAAAAGGATGACAAGCCCAAGACAAAGAAAAAGGATGAAAAGCCCGAGACACGGACATGGTATGACCATGTGGAACAGGCGTTCGATACCCTCAGTGCAAAATATGGGGAGGGTACGTCTTATAAGGTGGAAACAGGGGACGAGGACGCCGACTTTGCGAGACGTTTGACCTATATCCCCAAGCATCAGGCAGAGTCTAACGTTGTGTCGTCATCGTCGGCGAAAGAACAACGCATGACGCCACGTGCAACGGGCAAGTCTAGTGCTTCCACCCTTCCTTCACTTCCTTCATGGGCGTTACAGCCACAGCGTCCTCAACGTGTGCCTCGCACGACGCCGCGCGCTCTATCCCCCTTGTATGAAGAAGACGGGCATATGGGCATGGCGTCGCCTCTTCTTGATGACAAGGCAAGACGGCATGGACTTGCCGTCCATGCCATGCTCGAATATCTTTCACCCTCTATGTTGTCTCAGCCTATGGCGACATGGCGCGCCATGCTTATCACCCATCCCGCCCTTGCCGCCTATAGCCAAGACGAGAAGGATGACGCATGGCACGAGGTTTGCATGCTCTTACAGAAAGAGGATATAAGGCGTCTCTTGGCAGAGCCATGCCGTCGTGAAGTGCCTATTATGGGGGACAGCGGACAAGCTGGCCATCCCATGACGCCACAATTATGGCGTATCGACCGCCTCATCGACAGGGACACCTACCTTCTTATCATCGACTATAAGACAGATAGAGCCCCGCCAAAGGACTCTGATGCTGTTCCCCCCTCTTACCAACGACAGATGGGGCGCTACGCGCAACAAATCGCCTTGATATATCCCACAAAAGAGATACAATGCTCTTTCCTGTGGACAAAGAATGCCTCACTGATGGCATGGCATGGGCAGGTGACATAG
- the trxA gene encoding thioredoxin yields MPTNVTDSAFDKEVVQSSQPVVVDFWAQWCGPCKQIAPFLEEIEAEKKEQLKVVKVDIDTNPQTPQKYNVRALPTLVIFRDGKVIATKIGALPKSEIQKWIEETLDEGGG; encoded by the coding sequence ATGCCAACGAATGTAACCGATAGCGCCTTTGATAAGGAGGTTGTGCAATCATCACAGCCGGTTGTTGTGGATTTTTGGGCTCAATGGTGCGGGCCTTGCAAGCAGATAGCGCCTTTTCTAGAGGAGATCGAAGCCGAGAAAAAGGAACAGCTGAAGGTTGTCAAGGTGGATATCGATACCAATCCACAAACACCACAGAAATATAACGTCCGCGCCCTTCCCACCCTTGTCATTTTTCGAGATGGCAAGGTCATAGCGACAAAGATAGGGGCGTTGCCAAAATCCGAGATACAGAAATGGATAGAGGAGACTCTCGACGAGGGAGGTGGCTGA